The stretch of DNA CGCAAGCCCTCCAGCTCGCTGCGCTCCGTCGCGGTGAGGGCATCGGCAGCGCCGGCCGGGCGCAAGCCCAGCGCCGCCTCCGCCGCGCCAGTGAGCGGCTGCGACACCACCGCCTCGGTCGCCTCGGCAGTGCGGGCGGCTCCGGCGCCGGGCCCGCCCGGCTCCACCGGCACCGGGGCGGCGCCGAGCACCACCGGATCGGTGGCTCCTTGCGTCGCCTGCTCGGCGGTACCGACCGGCGCAACGGCCGGGGTGCTGCCGCGGGGCCTGCGGCCGGTCGCACCGGCCTCGACGGGATCGGTCATGACGGATCTCCTGCTGTCTTCCGGATGAGGCGGGATCAGGCGACGGCGTTCTGGATGATGAACCCGACGTCGGGAGCGACCACCTGCTCCTCGACCTTCTCGCCGACGCGCACGACCTTGCCGCCTTCGAGGCCGACGTTCTTGTCCTCCCAGGAGCCGGCGAGACGGGTGCCGTACTGCGCGGTGAACCCCCAGGTGGCACCGCCCTGCTCGGGGCGGATGTTCGGGTCGATGTAGAGAAGTTCGATCGACTTCCCCCAGACCCGGTTGAGCACTGCCGCCTGGCCCGGACGACTGATGTTGACGAAGCTCTCGCCCACCAGGAGCCGCTTCAGGCCTTCGCCGGCGAACAGGCGCACGAACTCGTCGGGTGTGATGATGCCCTTCGAGGTGACGTTGCCGCGGATCGCGTTCACGAGCTGCGGGTGGGAGGAGATGCCGGTCCAGACGTCGCGCCCCATCACCATGGTGTTGGGGCGGTAGATCAGGGTCGCGGCGAAGGCCGCCTTCAGGATCCCGATGATGTCGGAGGCGGGATCGCTGAACCGGTCGGACCCGGAGAGCGCCAGGCGCCGCGCCGCCGCGTAGTTCGTCGGGTCCTGGACCTTGGCGGCGACGCGGACCTCACGGTCGAGCAGGATCAGGTTGGTCAGGCCCTCGGTCGCCCGGTTCTCGGGTCGAAGTTGCCGAGGTTGGCCGCGCGCTGCGCCGCCGCCGCATTGATGTCGGAGATTGGGATCCCGTCTTCGAGGCCGTAATCCTTGGTGCTGCCGGAACGCTCGGCGCCCGAGAACTCGACCCGCTCGACCCGGCCGCGGCGGCCCACGAGGGTGTTGGGCACCGTGAACATCTCGGCGATCGGGTAGTAGGTCCACTTGTACTGCTCGCCCATGACCGGGATGCGCGGCATCACGAGGTCGGCGATCAGGTCCTGGGCGTTGTTGCGAAAGCCGATGGCGATCGCGGTCATGACCGAATTGACGGGGAACGGGCGGGCCATCGGGATCTCTGTGTGTCAGGAGATGAGGGCCCGGCGTCAGCCGAGCAGGACGGAGGGGGCGAGGAGAACCTTGCCGATGTCGTCGGCAACGCCGTCGGCTTGGGCGATGCCGATGACGTTCACGGTCGCCCCGGCCCCCGGCTTTGTGGCCTTCACGGCCCGACCGCTACCGTCGGCGGCGGCCATCAGCGGATCGCCCGCCTTGACGGTGCCGCCGTAGCGCACGTCCGCCTCCTGGGTGAGCTGGAGGTCGACGAGGCCGCCCGAGCCGCCGACACTGTCGGTGACGCCGGCAAATGGGCTCGCGGCGGTGGCCGCGACCGCAACCGTCTGCCCGGCGCCGGTGAAGGCCGCGATGAGGAAGCCGCCGATGGCAGCACCGATCGGCCGGGACTTGTAGAAGCCGTCCTGCATGGTGCCCTCCTCAGGCCTTGACCTGCGCCGCGAGGGTCACGGCCTCGGCCCAGCCGATCGGCACGCCGGCCGTCTCGCGCTCGGCCTGGATCGCCCTGGCCTTCGCCGCGAGGGCGACGGGGTCCTGCTCGCCCTCGCCGGTCTCGGCCCGGCGCCCATCGAGGCCCGACGGCTGGAGCCCCGGCACGGTGGCGCCGAGCATGGCGCGCACGCCCGCCAGTCCCTCGTCGGTGGCGCAGAGCGCGGCCAGGTGCTCGCGCTGGGCCGGCACGATCTTGCGCGCCTTCAAGGCACCTTCCAGCAGCTCCGTGACGTCCTTCTCGCGCGCCGCCTTCTCGACCGCGGCGAGCCGGCCGGTGGTGGCCGAGAGCTGGGACTGGAGCTGGTTCACCAGCTCGCCGGCGCTGCCCTTGAGAGTGCCGATCGCCGAGAGGCAGGCGGCCTCGTCGGCCGTCTCGGGCAGGCCGAGGGCCTTGGCGACCGGCTTCAGCCCGCCGGCTATGGTGCCGATCGCGGCGAGGCACGCGGCCGACGTCGCCGTCTCGGCCAGGCCGAGGGCCTTCGCGATCGGCTTGGTCTCGGTGCGCTGGCCGAGCGCGGCGAGGCAGGCGGCCTCGTCGGCCGTCTCGGGCAGGCCGAGGGCGGCGGCGATCCGTTTCATGCTGGGCTCCGAGGTGTGGCCGAGCGCGTGCAGCAGCGCCGGCATCGACAGGGCGGGGGCAGCCACGAGCGAGATCGAGTGCAGCCAGGTCGCCCGGCCGGTCTCGTCGTGGTGGAAGGTGGGCGAGACGTAGCGGTGGGTGCGCGCAGCGAGCACGGCCAGGCCGCCGTCGTTCCAGGTCACCCGGGCATAGGTCCCGTCCGGCCGCGCTTGCAGCTCGGCGGCGTAGCCGACGGCGTCGACCCGCTCGCCCTTCACCGCCCGCAGCGCCAGGCCGTGGTCGGTGTCGACCGCGACGTCCACGGCGTCGGCCGAGAAGCGCGCGACCAGCGCCTCCGGATCGAAGGAATAGGAGCGGCCGTCACGGGTCGCGGCGGTCCCGCGTGGCGTGACCCGGATCCACTCCGGGGTGGCCTGGCCGTCGCCGGCCGCCGCGGTGG from Methylobacterium aquaticum encodes:
- a CDS encoding phage protease, translated to MSKRPTISPTIGLGVVAGEIATAAAGDGQATPEWIRVTPRGTAATRDGRSYSFDPEALVARFSADAVDVAVDTDHGLALRAVKGERVDAVGYAAELQARPDGTYARVTWNDGGLAVLAARTHRYVSPTFHHDETGRATWLHSISLVAAPALSMPALLHALGHTSEPSMKRIAAALGLPETADEAACLAALGQRTETKPIAKALGLAETATSAACLAAIGTIAGGLKPVAKALGLPETADEAACLSAIGTLKGSAGELVNQLQSQLSATTGRLAAVEKAAREKDVTELLEGALKARKIVPAQREHLAALCATDEGLAGVRAMLGATVPGLQPSGLDGRRAETGEGEQDPVALAAKARAIQAERETAGVPIGWAEAVTLAAQVKA